In one Mycobacterium heckeshornense genomic region, the following are encoded:
- a CDS encoding DivIVA domain-containing protein, which produces MPLTPADVHNVAFSKPPIGKRGYNEDEVDAFLDLVEAELTRLIEENSDLRQRVSELEQELATARAGSGAQPTEAMPLYRPEPEPQPAPAAPDDIGQDQAIKAARVLSLAQDTADRLTSTAKVEAEKLLADARVNADHIIAEARREADATIAEARQRADAMLADAQTRSEAQLRQAQEKADALQADAERKHSEIMGTINQQRSVLEGRLEQLRTFEREYRTRLKTYLESQLEELGQRGSAAPVDSSATNEAGGFNQFNRGTN; this is translated from the coding sequence ATGCCGCTCACACCAGCCGACGTCCATAATGTGGCGTTCAGTAAGCCGCCGATCGGCAAGCGCGGCTACAACGAAGACGAGGTCGACGCCTTCCTCGACCTAGTGGAAGCTGAACTGACCCGGCTCATCGAGGAGAACTCCGATCTGCGCCAACGGGTCAGCGAACTCGAGCAGGAGTTGGCAACTGCCCGCGCCGGTAGCGGTGCGCAACCGACCGAGGCCATGCCGCTGTATCGCCCGGAGCCCGAACCCCAACCTGCGCCCGCGGCTCCCGACGACATCGGCCAGGACCAGGCCATCAAGGCCGCCAGGGTGCTGAGTTTGGCTCAGGACACCGCCGACCGGCTGACCAGCACAGCCAAGGTGGAGGCCGAGAAGCTGCTGGCGGATGCCCGCGTCAACGCCGACCACATCATCGCGGAGGCCCGGCGGGAAGCCGACGCAACGATTGCCGAGGCCCGGCAGCGCGCGGACGCGATGCTGGCCGATGCGCAAACCCGTTCCGAGGCCCAGCTGCGCCAGGCCCAGGAGAAGGCCGACGCGCTGCAGGCCGACGCCGAGCGCAAGCATTCCGAAATCATGGGAACCATCAACCAGCAGCGCAGCGTGCTGGAGGGCCGCCTGGAACAGCTGCGGACCTTTGAACGCGAATACCGCACCCGGCTGAAGACCTACCTGGAATCCCAACTCGAAGAACTCGGCCAACGTGGCTCGGCCGCGCCGGTTGATTCCAGCGCAACCAACGAAGCCGGTGGATTCAATCAGTTCAACCGGGGTACTAACTAG